One Rhinolophus sinicus isolate RSC01 linkage group LG06, ASM3656204v1, whole genome shotgun sequence DNA window includes the following coding sequences:
- the LOC109439517 gene encoding glycine N-acyltransferase isoform X1, whose translation MLILCSAQYHIPKAKVSAMMFPLQGAQMLQMLETYLRKSLPESLKVYGTVFHMNQGNPFKLKVLVDKWPDYNTVVVRPQEQEMIDDFDHYTNTYQIYSKDPENSQHFLSSPEVINWKQHLQIQSSQSSLNEAIQNLAVTKSFKVEQTQRFLYMTTETIKKLVPSLLDVKNLPPHSGKPKAINQEMFKLSSLDVTHAALVNKLWHFGGNERSQRFIERCIRSFPSFALLGPEGTPVSWSLMDQTGEMRMGGTVPEYRAQGLVTYVVYTQSQAMEKLGFPTYSHVDKNNKIMQKTCYNLHHLPMPCDWNQWHCVPL comes from the exons ATGCTCATACTGTGCTCTGCTCAATATCATATACCTAAG GCTAAGGTATCTGCCATGATGTTCCCATTACAAGGTGCCCAGATGCTTCAGATGTTGGAGACATATTTGAGGAAGAGTCTTCCTGAATCTTTAAAG GTTTATGGGACCGTCTTCCACATGAACCAAGGAAACCCATTCAAGCTAAAGGTCCTGGTGGACAAGTGGCCTGATTATAATACAGTAGTCGTCCGCCCTCAGGAGCAG GAGATGATAGATGATTTTGATCACTACACCAATACCTATCAAATCTACTCCAAGGACCCTGAGAACTCTCAGCACTTCCTTAGCTCACCAGAGGTCATCAACTGGAAACAGCACTTGCAGATCCAAA GTTCACAGTCCAGCCTGAATGAGGCAATACAAAATCTAGCAGTCACGAAATCCTTCAAAGTCGAGCAAACACAGCGCTTTCTCTATATGACAACTGAGACTATAAAGAAACTGGTTCCTTCCCTGTTGGATGTGAAGAATTTACCCCCCCACAGTGGCAAACCGAAAGCCAT CAACCAAGAGATGTTTAAACTCTCATCCCTGGATGTCACCCATGCTGCCCTGGTGAATAAATTATGGCATTTTGGTGGCAATGAGAGGAGCCAGAGATTCATCGAGCGCTGTATCAGGAGCTTCCCCAGCTTCGCTCTGCTGGGGCCTGAGGGGACCCCCGTGTCCTGGAGCCTGATGGACCAGACAGGAGAGATGCGGATGGGAGGCACCGTGCCTGAGTACAGAGCCCAGGGTCTCGTCACCTATGTTGTCTATACCCAGTCCCAGGCTATGGAGAAACTCGGCTTCCCCACGTATTCTCATGTCGACAAGAATAACAAAATTATGCAGAAGACATGTTATAATCTGCATCATCTCCCCATGCCCTGTGACTGGAACCAGTGGCACTGTGTGCCTCTGTGA
- the LOC109439517 gene encoding glycine N-acyltransferase isoform X2 has protein sequence MMFPLQGAQMLQMLETYLRKSLPESLKVYGTVFHMNQGNPFKLKVLVDKWPDYNTVVVRPQEQEMIDDFDHYTNTYQIYSKDPENSQHFLSSPEVINWKQHLQIQSSQSSLNEAIQNLAVTKSFKVEQTQRFLYMTTETIKKLVPSLLDVKNLPPHSGKPKAINQEMFKLSSLDVTHAALVNKLWHFGGNERSQRFIERCIRSFPSFALLGPEGTPVSWSLMDQTGEMRMGGTVPEYRAQGLVTYVVYTQSQAMEKLGFPTYSHVDKNNKIMQKTCYNLHHLPMPCDWNQWHCVPL, from the exons ATGATGTTCCCATTACAAGGTGCCCAGATGCTTCAGATGTTGGAGACATATTTGAGGAAGAGTCTTCCTGAATCTTTAAAG GTTTATGGGACCGTCTTCCACATGAACCAAGGAAACCCATTCAAGCTAAAGGTCCTGGTGGACAAGTGGCCTGATTATAATACAGTAGTCGTCCGCCCTCAGGAGCAG GAGATGATAGATGATTTTGATCACTACACCAATACCTATCAAATCTACTCCAAGGACCCTGAGAACTCTCAGCACTTCCTTAGCTCACCAGAGGTCATCAACTGGAAACAGCACTTGCAGATCCAAA GTTCACAGTCCAGCCTGAATGAGGCAATACAAAATCTAGCAGTCACGAAATCCTTCAAAGTCGAGCAAACACAGCGCTTTCTCTATATGACAACTGAGACTATAAAGAAACTGGTTCCTTCCCTGTTGGATGTGAAGAATTTACCCCCCCACAGTGGCAAACCGAAAGCCAT CAACCAAGAGATGTTTAAACTCTCATCCCTGGATGTCACCCATGCTGCCCTGGTGAATAAATTATGGCATTTTGGTGGCAATGAGAGGAGCCAGAGATTCATCGAGCGCTGTATCAGGAGCTTCCCCAGCTTCGCTCTGCTGGGGCCTGAGGGGACCCCCGTGTCCTGGAGCCTGATGGACCAGACAGGAGAGATGCGGATGGGAGGCACCGTGCCTGAGTACAGAGCCCAGGGTCTCGTCACCTATGTTGTCTATACCCAGTCCCAGGCTATGGAGAAACTCGGCTTCCCCACGTATTCTCATGTCGACAAGAATAACAAAATTATGCAGAAGACATGTTATAATCTGCATCATCTCCCCATGCCCTGTGACTGGAACCAGTGGCACTGTGTGCCTCTGTGA